From the Alloalcanivorax dieselolei B5 genome, one window contains:
- a CDS encoding ABC transporter substrate-binding protein gives MGQSNHDYCEHDDHTLLTCQCHDGALNRRDFMRDILAATGAGMLGASAMGLASPAMAAAEDEVLRIGYLPIVDAALLLVAHAQGYFEEEGIVTERPTLIRGWSPLVEGFASGKFNLVHLLKPIPVWMRYSSGFPVKIMSWAHVNGSAVVVGRHTEAKEFSDLGGMQVAVPYWYSMHNVVIQMGLRQAGLTPVIKGQSEALAANEVNLQIMPPPDMPAALAARKIDAFIVAEPFNAAGEMLAGGRVLRFTGDMWKNHPCCVVCMNEQQVAARPQWTQKVINALVRAQNYTQANKQKVAHMLSKDGKGYLPMRAPVVERAMTYYADQDYPSPDAIRHPEWENGRVDFHGWPYPSATRFIVDQMKQTLVSGDTTFLQKLDPDFVAGDLVDDRFIRKALEADAQWRVGLEAGSVSYEREEVIKV, from the coding sequence ATGGGTCAGTCAAATCACGATTATTGCGAGCACGACGATCACACTTTGTTGACGTGCCAATGTCACGACGGCGCACTGAACCGCCGTGATTTCATGCGCGACATTCTGGCCGCCACTGGTGCCGGCATGTTGGGGGCTTCCGCCATGGGACTGGCCAGTCCGGCGATGGCGGCAGCGGAGGACGAAGTACTGCGCATCGGTTACCTGCCGATCGTTGACGCTGCCTTGTTGCTGGTGGCTCATGCACAGGGTTATTTCGAGGAAGAAGGTATCGTCACTGAAAGGCCGACGCTGATTCGCGGCTGGTCGCCATTGGTGGAAGGGTTTGCCAGCGGCAAATTCAATCTGGTGCACCTGTTGAAGCCGATTCCGGTGTGGATGCGATACAGCAGCGGTTTCCCGGTGAAAATCATGTCCTGGGCCCACGTCAATGGCTCCGCCGTGGTTGTGGGCCGGCATACCGAGGCCAAGGAATTCAGTGACCTTGGCGGTATGCAGGTGGCGGTACCGTACTGGTATTCCATGCACAACGTAGTGATTCAGATGGGGCTGCGTCAGGCTGGATTGACGCCGGTGATCAAAGGGCAGAGCGAAGCGTTGGCCGCCAACGAAGTGAATTTGCAGATCATGCCGCCGCCGGACATGCCGGCGGCTCTCGCGGCGCGAAAAATTGATGCCTTCATTGTGGCCGAGCCGTTCAACGCCGCCGGTGAAATGCTCGCCGGCGGGCGGGTGCTGCGCTTCACCGGCGACATGTGGAAGAATCATCCCTGTTGTGTGGTGTGCATGAACGAGCAGCAGGTGGCGGCGCGGCCGCAGTGGACGCAGAAGGTAATAAACGCGCTGGTGCGCGCGCAGAATTACACCCAGGCCAATAAACAGAAAGTGGCGCACATGCTGTCCAAGGACGGCAAGGGCTATTTGCCGATGCGGGCCCCGGTGGTGGAAAGGGCAATGACCTATTACGCCGATCAGGACTATCCGTCGCCGGACGCCATTCGCCATCCGGAATGGGAAAACGGACGGGTGGACTTTCACGGCTGGCCTTATCCCTCCGCCACCCGTTTTATCGTCGATCAAATGAAGCAGACGCTGGTCAGCGGCGATACCACTTTCCTGCAGAAATTGGACCCGGATTTTGTCGCCGGCGATCTGGTGGACGACCGTTTTATCCGTAAGGCGCTGGAGGCGGACGCGCAATGGCGGGTCGGACTGGAAGCCGGTTCCGTCTCCTATGAACGGGAGGAGGTAATCAAGGTATGA
- a CDS encoding GH3 family domain-containing protein, protein MLSQRLLHLGVLPAGRRFRAGLSHLEHTQRFLHRQLMRQVAASPAGREQGIGEDWSWERFAERLPVTGYEDWRARVEQGRREGVNPLIASPTARYQPTSGSTSAIKWIPYSRAFLGELDGAIGPWLADLYQCYPKLRRGRHYWSLSWMPTALRESLGEELNDDLALMSWGKRLIAGATQSVPSTVALARSSDDSLFATLAYLVADRRLSLLSVWSPTFGIGLLEGLAKWREELAEVLNQGDWGTRRAAMAESGCPRCPRAAALLRAWDGELTADFFRVLWPALALVSAWDTAASEPWARRLQSLLPHAEFQGKGLWATEGVVTFPCQGRYPLAYRSHVYEFQDPDDGAIYAPWELEAGQRVMPLLSTGSGLLRYRLNDLVEVTEHWRTVPCLRFLGRRGTVDLVGEKMTGEAVNDAFAQAPLPPGVTPVGVVACEDAGEGKPGYLALLEGAPQAPVAALAEHLEQAFGGHFHYRLARNLHQLAPLRCVVLADMRERYLGHCRDQGMIEGNIKIEALRAWPGTAPAFLAPAPSPVSA, encoded by the coding sequence ATGCTCAGCCAACGGCTATTGCATCTGGGGGTGCTGCCCGCCGGACGGCGTTTCCGCGCCGGCCTTTCCCATCTGGAGCACACCCAGCGGTTTCTTCATCGCCAGTTGATGCGGCAGGTGGCGGCGTCACCGGCGGGGCGGGAGCAGGGGATCGGTGAGGACTGGTCCTGGGAGCGCTTCGCCGAACGGTTACCGGTTACCGGCTACGAAGACTGGCGCGCCCGGGTGGAGCAGGGCCGGCGGGAGGGCGTCAATCCGCTGATCGCCTCGCCCACCGCCCGTTACCAGCCCACCAGTGGTTCCACCTCGGCGATCAAATGGATTCCGTACAGCCGTGCCTTTCTCGGCGAACTGGACGGCGCCATCGGCCCCTGGCTGGCGGACCTTTATCAGTGTTATCCGAAGCTGCGGCGCGGCCGGCATTATTGGTCGCTGTCCTGGATGCCCACCGCGCTGCGGGAGTCCCTCGGCGAGGAATTGAATGACGATCTGGCGTTGATGTCCTGGGGCAAGCGGTTGATCGCCGGTGCCACCCAGAGCGTGCCGTCCACGGTGGCTCTGGCCCGCAGCTCCGACGATTCCCTGTTCGCTACCCTGGCGTACCTGGTCGCTGACCGCCGCCTGAGTCTGCTGTCGGTGTGGAGCCCCACCTTCGGCATTGGCCTGCTGGAAGGCCTGGCCAAATGGCGCGAGGAACTGGCGGAAGTGTTGAACCAGGGCGACTGGGGAACACGGCGAGCGGCGATGGCGGAGTCCGGGTGTCCGCGTTGCCCCCGTGCGGCAGCCCTGCTGCGGGCTTGGGATGGTGAACTGACGGCAGATTTTTTCCGTGTCCTGTGGCCGGCGCTGGCGCTGGTCAGCGCCTGGGATACCGCCGCGTCCGAACCTTGGGCGCGGCGCCTGCAATCGCTGTTGCCGCACGCGGAGTTCCAGGGCAAGGGGTTGTGGGCCACCGAAGGGGTGGTGACCTTTCCCTGTCAGGGCCGTTACCCGCTGGCGTATCGCAGCCACGTGTATGAGTTCCAGGATCCGGACGACGGTGCCATCTACGCCCCCTGGGAGCTGGAAGCCGGGCAGCGGGTGATGCCGTTGCTGAGCACCGGCAGCGGCTTGCTGCGCTACCGGCTGAATGATCTGGTGGAAGTGACCGAACATTGGCGCACCGTGCCTTGCCTGCGTTTCCTGGGGCGGCGCGGCACCGTCGATCTGGTCGGCGAGAAGATGACCGGCGAGGCGGTCAACGACGCCTTCGCGCAGGCGCCATTGCCGCCCGGCGTGACGCCGGTGGGCGTGGTGGCCTGTGAGGATGCCGGTGAAGGAAAACCCGGTTATCTGGCGTTGCTGGAAGGCGCTCCGCAAGCGCCGGTGGCAGCGCTGGCCGAGCATCTGGAGCAGGCCTTCGGTGGCCACTTCCATTATCGTCTCGCGCGCAACCTGCACCAGTTGGCGCCGCTGCGTTGTGTGGTGCTGGCGGACATGCGCGAACGGTATCTGGGCCATTGCCGGGACCAGGGCATGATCGAGGGCAACATCAAGATCGAGGCCCTGCGTGCCTGGCCGGGAACCGCGCCGGCGTTTCTGGCACCGGCGCCGTCGCCGGTTTCAGCCTGA
- a CDS encoding MFS transporter, whose product MPPERGPAPAYVLLTLAGLYFLQGLPSGLLAKAVPALAREAGLSTEWIGLLALAALPWALKFLWAPWVDPMAGARAGHRLRWVVWAQLLVTALLLVLSLLERPLWFGEAFPFLLLILFLINLASATQDVAADGLAVRWLRGDLRGIGNGIQVSGYKIGLMLSGGLFLIANDLIGWRGSLWLLTVMISVLLIGIRRFPEPAEAAAPFPQRRGVLWWWQRSRDFWWRPGLLLWAVILLGYKVGDGFGTRMIKPYLVDQGWTLAAIGRLDLVASLVGLLSALLAGVLMRRWHYRRALVGLGLWQGLAFVGWWWVARGDSGVLAIWAVSLFEQAADGASTVALFVVMMAYCRPGSEGGDYTLQASLQLMAVGVFTLASGFSAGYFGYAGHFLLAALLACAVALLALAWRPPLGPGVTGRYTGAPNHS is encoded by the coding sequence GTGCCCCCTGAGCGCGGGCCGGCCCCGGCATACGTGCTGCTGACCCTGGCCGGGCTCTACTTTCTGCAAGGTCTGCCTTCCGGTCTGCTGGCCAAGGCGGTGCCGGCGCTGGCTCGGGAAGCGGGACTGTCCACGGAATGGATCGGTCTGCTGGCCCTGGCGGCGTTGCCATGGGCGCTGAAGTTCCTTTGGGCGCCCTGGGTGGACCCGATGGCCGGTGCCCGCGCCGGCCATCGCCTGCGCTGGGTGGTGTGGGCGCAACTGCTGGTGACGGCGCTGTTGCTGGTGCTGTCGTTATTGGAGCGCCCGCTCTGGTTTGGCGAGGCGTTTCCGTTTCTGCTTTTGATCCTGTTCCTGATCAATCTGGCCAGTGCCACCCAGGACGTGGCCGCCGATGGCCTGGCGGTACGCTGGCTCAGGGGCGACCTGCGTGGCATCGGTAATGGCATCCAGGTGTCCGGCTACAAGATCGGGCTGATGCTCAGTGGTGGTTTGTTTCTGATCGCCAACGACCTGATCGGCTGGCGCGGCTCGCTGTGGTTGCTGACCGTCATGATTAGCGTGCTGTTGATTGGAATACGGCGTTTCCCCGAGCCGGCGGAGGCCGCGGCGCCGTTTCCACAGCGGCGTGGGGTGCTGTGGTGGTGGCAGCGGTCACGCGACTTCTGGTGGCGGCCGGGGCTGTTGCTCTGGGCGGTGATCCTGCTCGGTTACAAGGTCGGTGACGGTTTTGGTACCCGCATGATCAAGCCCTATCTGGTGGATCAGGGCTGGACGCTTGCCGCCATCGGACGGCTCGATCTGGTGGCCTCGCTGGTGGGGCTGCTCAGTGCCTTGCTGGCCGGCGTGCTGATGCGCCGCTGGCATTATCGGCGGGCCCTGGTGGGGCTTGGCCTGTGGCAGGGGCTGGCGTTCGTGGGTTGGTGGTGGGTGGCTCGAGGCGATAGCGGGGTGCTGGCGATATGGGCCGTTTCCCTGTTCGAGCAGGCGGCGGACGGTGCCTCCACGGTGGCCTTGTTCGTGGTGATGATGGCCTATTGCCGGCCCGGCTCGGAAGGGGGGGATTACACGCTGCAGGCGTCATTACAACTGATGGCGGTGGGGGTGTTCACGCTGGCCAGCGGGTTCAGCGCCGGCTATTTCGGCTACGCCGGCCACTTCCTGCTGGCGGCGCTGCTGGCCTGCGCGGTGGCGTTGCTGGCGTTGGCCTGGCGGCCGCCGCTTGGGCCCGGCGTGACGGGGCGTTATACTGGCGCGCCCAATCACTCCTGA
- a CDS encoding AraC family transcriptional regulator yields the protein MNQRRTINVRRVVKVLQGAARSGVSIPELLDQCGIERHVLEQPDTRIERDTFIRLMLLVMEQTQDEFLGFGQGRKSKPGTFSMMAHAVINCPTLDAAVRRGIRFYELFDLNMRTWLRREGDQARLVTEVDPRLDFRDVIIDAMLFLSLRFMSWLVGKVVEPQAVYLDYQPLKEDDEHRFMFNCPTYYNSGVNQVVFPAHYLDLPLVRNELSLSHFLRESLAQLFEGNVHNVGLPARIRGLLSEDYGGHFPDFGEVCRRLQMTPQTLRRRLKDDNTSYQEIKDSIRKDASVYYLSKAELSIDEIALLMGFSEASSFHRAFKKWTNMTPSAYRRTHFGETNEHP from the coding sequence ATGAATCAACGAAGAACCATCAATGTGCGGCGAGTGGTCAAGGTGCTGCAGGGGGCGGCGCGCAGCGGCGTGAGCATCCCCGAGTTGCTGGACCAGTGCGGTATCGAGCGGCATGTTCTGGAACAGCCAGACACCCGCATCGAGCGGGATACCTTTATCCGGCTGATGCTGCTGGTGATGGAACAGACCCAGGATGAGTTCCTCGGCTTCGGCCAGGGCCGCAAGTCCAAGCCCGGCACTTTCTCGATGATGGCCCATGCGGTGATCAATTGCCCGACCCTGGATGCGGCGGTGCGCCGGGGGATCCGCTTCTATGAGTTGTTCGACCTCAACATGCGCACCTGGCTGCGGCGCGAAGGCGACCAGGCCCGGCTGGTCACCGAAGTCGATCCGCGCCTGGATTTTCGTGATGTGATCATCGATGCCATGCTGTTTCTCAGCCTGCGCTTCATGAGCTGGCTGGTGGGCAAGGTGGTGGAGCCCCAGGCGGTTTACCTGGATTACCAGCCGCTCAAGGAGGACGATGAACACCGCTTCATGTTCAACTGTCCGACCTATTACAATAGTGGCGTCAATCAGGTGGTGTTTCCCGCCCACTACCTGGACCTGCCTCTGGTGAGAAATGAGCTGTCGTTGTCCCATTTTCTGCGCGAGTCGCTGGCGCAGCTGTTCGAAGGCAACGTGCATAACGTGGGGCTGCCGGCGCGTATCCGTGGCTTGCTGTCCGAGGATTACGGCGGTCATTTCCCGGACTTCGGCGAAGTCTGCCGGCGTTTGCAAATGACACCGCAGACCCTGCGCCGCCGTCTCAAGGATGACAACACCAGCTATCAGGAAATCAAGGACTCGATCCGCAAGGACGCCTCGGTGTATTACCTGTCCAAAGCGGAACTCAGTATTGACGAAATTGCCCTGTTGATGGGCTTCAGTGAAGCCAGCTCGTTTCACCGGGCGTTCAAGAAATGGACCAACATGACCCCGTCGGCGTACCGGCGGACCCACTTTGGAGAAACGAATGAGCACCCCTGA
- the tusA gene encoding sulfurtransferase TusA, with the protein MSDAIDAQHHLDATGLLCPEPVMLLHSKVRDMAPGEVLEVRATDPSTERDIPKFCQFLGHTLLARQQDGELFLYWIEKKR; encoded by the coding sequence ATGTCCGACGCCATTGATGCCCAGCACCACCTCGACGCCACCGGTCTGTTATGCCCGGAGCCGGTGATGTTGCTGCACAGCAAGGTGCGCGACATGGCGCCGGGCGAAGTACTGGAAGTCCGCGCCACCGATCCCTCCACCGAACGGGATATCCCCAAGTTCTGCCAGTTCCTGGGCCACACGCTGTTGGCCCGGCAGCAGGACGGCGAGCTGTTTCTGTACTGGATCGAGAAGAAGCGCTGA
- a CDS encoding PaaI family thioesterase codes for MSLTDDFKWVMNAPFLKLLGLEAVGVESGKVVSRLTVREDHHQQNGYVHAGVVGTMADHTAGAASATVMAEGFMPLTIEFKVNLLRPAVGRALVCEAKVLKAGKAVTVAESEVFAEDDNGEHKLVAKATVTLAVVPRR; via the coding sequence GTGAGCCTGACTGACGACTTCAAATGGGTGATGAATGCGCCGTTTCTCAAGCTGCTCGGTCTGGAAGCGGTCGGCGTGGAAAGCGGTAAGGTGGTTTCCAGATTGACCGTTCGCGAGGATCACCACCAGCAAAATGGCTATGTCCACGCCGGCGTGGTGGGCACCATGGCGGATCACACCGCCGGTGCCGCGTCGGCCACGGTGATGGCGGAAGGCTTCATGCCGCTGACCATCGAGTTCAAGGTCAACCTGTTGCGCCCGGCAGTGGGACGGGCCCTGGTATGTGAAGCCAAAGTACTGAAAGCCGGCAAGGCGGTGACGGTGGCGGAATCGGAAGTGTTCGCCGAGGACGACAACGGCGAACACAAATTGGTGGCCAAGGCCACCGTTACCCTGGCGGTGGTGCCGCGGCGGTAA
- a CDS encoding ABC transporter permease, producing the protein MKAPSVSIPNQNAVGLSAVARRRLQAVTYPLAGIAIMFLCWWLGGWVLTGNPDTVIFAGFAPGPTLASLQQMLGEGALWDAIGASLYRIGAGLFWGCLLGIPLGIMVGYFTTAMQMANLPFQFLRMVSPLAWMPLAVMIFDSWDGAIVFLIAMAALWPILFSTAHGVRRIDPGWLKVARNLGAGGAQMLRKVILPAVMMDMMAGIRLAVGVAWVVLVPAEYLGVTSGLGYAINDARDTLDYSALAAVVLVIGVIGYGLDSLCGLLMRRFNWRMES; encoded by the coding sequence ATGAAGGCCCCGAGCGTATCGATACCCAACCAGAATGCCGTCGGTCTGAGCGCCGTGGCCCGGCGGCGGCTGCAGGCGGTGACCTATCCGCTGGCCGGGATAGCGATCATGTTTCTGTGCTGGTGGCTGGGCGGGTGGGTCCTGACGGGCAATCCGGACACCGTTATTTTTGCCGGTTTCGCACCGGGGCCGACACTGGCCTCACTGCAACAGATGTTGGGAGAAGGCGCGTTATGGGATGCCATCGGCGCCAGCCTGTACAGGATTGGCGCGGGTTTGTTCTGGGGCTGCCTGTTGGGGATTCCGCTCGGCATCATGGTGGGCTATTTCACCACCGCCATGCAGATGGCCAATCTGCCGTTTCAGTTTCTGCGCATGGTCAGTCCGCTGGCGTGGATGCCGTTGGCGGTGATGATCTTTGATAGTTGGGATGGCGCCATTGTGTTCCTGATCGCCATGGCGGCGCTGTGGCCGATTCTGTTTTCCACCGCCCACGGCGTGCGCCGTATCGATCCGGGTTGGCTGAAGGTGGCTCGTAATCTTGGCGCCGGTGGGGCGCAGATGTTGCGCAAGGTGATTTTGCCGGCGGTGATGATGGATATGATGGCGGGGATCCGATTGGCGGTGGGCGTCGCCTGGGTGGTGCTGGTGCCGGCGGAATATCTCGGCGTGACCAGTGGCCTGGGCTATGCCATCAATGATGCCCGCGACACTCTCGACTACTCCGCGCTGGCCGCGGTGGTGCTGGTGATCGGCGTGATCGGCTATGGCCTGGACAGTCTCTGCGGATTGCTGATGCGTCGTTTCAATTGGCGCATGGAAAGCTGA
- a CDS encoding sigma-54-dependent Fis family transcriptional regulator encodes MLSSGLNVGDAGRGEDVDLIVLREAAQLISRADTPELAIGSILRLLSQMLGLNRARVLLPGIQDHGLSIRYAYGLTNEERARGRYRPGEGIVGRVMDSGQIAVVQDIDEEPLFLFRAVGRRTLPDEIVSYVAVPLMDGGVPMGVLAAHRLRQRPRKFDRDLATLRTVAVFIVQILKCHTLLEERTASLRDENRQLKDALSHCRPGHGILGESAPLREALSNALKVAATDVTVLLTGESGTGKERFAELLHNQSPRQDGPFLAINCAAIPEQLLESELFGHEKGAFTGANTQKKGKIELADSGTLFLDEIGDMNPDLQSKLLRVLEKRAVQRVGGSRDIPVSVRIIAATHKNLQRAVEAGHFRLDLYYRLNVLPIHLPPLRERHGDVRLLTRHFLYRTNREYQRDVVLSAEAMEQLERYGWPGNIRQLENILRRAVLMAQDHILAGTDVERILAQESSPVSDAPPTIATPAPLAAVSERPYRRVREQDRAMLEDALRRAAGNKSRAARTLGMTPRQFRYHLQKLDDQDAPSN; translated from the coding sequence ATGCTGAGCTCCGGGTTGAATGTTGGCGACGCCGGCCGCGGCGAGGATGTGGATCTGATCGTGCTGCGTGAAGCGGCGCAGCTGATCAGCCGTGCCGACACGCCGGAGCTGGCCATCGGCAGCATTCTGCGACTGCTGTCGCAGATGCTCGGTTTGAACCGTGCCAGGGTTCTGCTGCCGGGAATCCAGGATCACGGATTGAGCATTCGCTATGCTTATGGCCTGACCAATGAAGAACGGGCCCGGGGCCGCTATCGGCCTGGTGAGGGGATCGTTGGCCGGGTGATGGATAGCGGACAGATTGCGGTGGTTCAAGACATCGACGAGGAGCCGCTGTTCCTGTTCCGCGCCGTGGGCCGGCGCACGCTGCCGGACGAAATCGTTTCCTATGTGGCCGTGCCGCTGATGGACGGTGGTGTGCCCATGGGGGTGCTGGCGGCCCATCGTCTGCGGCAGCGGCCCCGCAAGTTCGATCGTGATCTGGCTACCTTGCGCACGGTGGCGGTATTCATCGTTCAGATTCTGAAATGCCACACCCTGCTGGAGGAACGCACCGCCAGCCTGCGCGATGAGAACCGGCAACTGAAGGACGCGCTCAGCCATTGTCGGCCCGGCCATGGCATTCTTGGCGAAAGTGCGCCTCTGCGTGAAGCGCTGTCCAATGCGCTCAAGGTGGCCGCCACCGATGTGACGGTGTTGCTGACCGGTGAGTCGGGTACCGGCAAGGAGCGATTCGCCGAGTTATTGCACAACCAGAGCCCCCGCCAGGACGGCCCGTTCCTGGCGATCAACTGCGCCGCCATTCCCGAACAGCTGTTGGAATCGGAATTGTTCGGTCACGAAAAAGGCGCCTTCACCGGCGCCAATACACAGAAAAAAGGCAAGATCGAGCTGGCCGATAGCGGCACCTTGTTTCTCGATGAAATCGGTGACATGAACCCGGACTTGCAAAGCAAATTGCTGCGGGTATTGGAGAAACGCGCGGTGCAGAGAGTGGGTGGCAGCCGCGATATTCCGGTATCGGTACGTATCATCGCCGCCACTCACAAGAACCTGCAACGGGCGGTGGAAGCGGGGCACTTCCGATTGGATCTTTATTACCGGCTCAATGTGCTGCCGATTCATTTGCCGCCACTGCGTGAGCGGCACGGCGACGTACGTCTGTTGACCCGGCACTTCCTCTATCGCACCAACCGTGAATACCAGCGCGATGTGGTGTTGTCCGCGGAGGCCATGGAGCAGCTTGAGCGCTATGGCTGGCCCGGCAATATTCGCCAGTTGGAGAACATTCTTCGCCGCGCGGTACTGATGGCTCAGGACCACATCCTGGCGGGCACCGATGTGGAGCGGATCCTGGCTCAGGAATCCAGTCCCGTCAGCGACGCTCCGCCAACAATCGCGACACCGGCACCGTTGGCGGCGGTATCGGAACGCCCCTATCGCCGGGTACGGGAGCAGGACCGGGCAATGCTGGAAGACGCCTTGAGACGGGCCGCGGGCAACAAGAGCCGTGCCGCGCGCACTCTGGGGATGACGCCGAGACAGTTTCGCTATCATTTGCAGAAACTGGACGATCAGGACGCTCCATCGAACTGA
- the rlmM gene encoding 23S rRNA (cytidine(2498)-2'-O)-methyltransferase RlmM, giving the protein MAHQPHRYLALCRPGFESDLAAELSDRAADLGAAGYPQAQPDSGCVFWENLQGDPAPILESGLIFARTFYPLVAAFDDLPERDRIGALWPRLKRNGPYTELYLEHADTNDRRELAGFLRGFRKALEPRLRKEGLLRSNAGQRLHLYFDDSRHGHIGVSPARLPLPEGGIQRLRLAPEAPSRSALKLEEAMLRFLGRGRPEGLHTAVDLGAAPGGWSWQLARLGIKVTGIDHGRLDTRLLEEYPVRHVSADAFTWRPERPVDLVVCDVVDKPARTQSLMLKWLTQGWARTALFNLKLPMARRYRESRVLLERLAEGLEKQGLAARINAAHLYYDREEITVWVDTRAP; this is encoded by the coding sequence ATGGCTCATCAACCACACCGCTACCTGGCCTTGTGCCGGCCCGGGTTTGAGTCGGATCTGGCGGCGGAGCTGTCGGATCGGGCTGCTGATCTGGGCGCCGCCGGTTATCCTCAGGCGCAGCCGGACAGTGGCTGCGTGTTCTGGGAGAACCTGCAAGGGGATCCGGCGCCGATTCTGGAGAGCGGACTGATTTTCGCGCGGACCTTCTATCCGCTGGTGGCGGCGTTCGATGATCTGCCGGAGCGGGACCGCATCGGCGCCTTGTGGCCGAGGCTGAAACGCAACGGCCCTTACACGGAGTTGTATCTGGAACACGCGGACACCAATGATCGCCGTGAGCTGGCCGGCTTCCTGCGCGGCTTCCGCAAGGCTCTGGAGCCGCGTCTGCGCAAGGAAGGGTTGCTGCGCTCAAATGCCGGTCAGCGTTTACACCTTTACTTCGACGATTCCCGCCACGGCCATATCGGCGTCAGCCCGGCACGGCTGCCGCTGCCCGAAGGCGGTATTCAGCGGCTGCGATTGGCGCCGGAGGCGCCGAGCCGGTCGGCGCTGAAACTGGAAGAGGCGATGTTGCGTTTCCTCGGGCGCGGCCGGCCGGAGGGGCTGCACACGGCGGTGGACCTGGGCGCCGCTCCCGGCGGCTGGAGTTGGCAGCTGGCGCGTCTGGGCATCAAGGTCACCGGCATCGACCATGGCCGTCTTGATACCCGCCTGTTGGAGGAATACCCGGTACGGCACGTTTCCGCCGACGCGTTCACCTGGCGCCCGGAGCGGCCGGTGGACCTGGTGGTCTGCGATGTGGTGGACAAACCGGCGCGCACGCAATCGCTGATGCTGAAATGGCTCACCCAGGGTTGGGCCCGGACGGCGTTGTTCAACCTGAAATTGCCGATGGCGCGCCGTTATCGCGAGTCGCGGGTGCTGTTGGAACGATTGGCGGAAGGCCTGGAAAAACAGGGGTTGGCCGCGCGCATCAACGCCGCTCATTTGTACTACGATCGCGAGGAAATCACCGTCTGGGTGGATACTCGTGCCCCCTGA
- the purU gene encoding formyltetrahydrofolate deformylase, whose product MSTPDAATARLLVTCPDQPGIISAVSTFFYNHGANITDLDQHSSDTQDGTFFLRLEFQTPDLDCSRDALENNFRKRVAERYGMQWHISYAAEKKRVAILVSRHDHVLMDLLWRVSRDDLSATIAMVISNHDDLRAEVERFDIPYHHIPVTRENKAEAEAQALELLEGQVDVIVLARYMQILSPEFVARHPHRIINIHHSFLPAFVGANPYQQAWDRGVKLIGATSHYVTEDLDQGPIIEQNVQRVSHRHSASELRALGQDVERQVMQRAVRWHLEDRIIVDGNKTVVFVK is encoded by the coding sequence ATGAGCACCCCTGACGCCGCCACCGCGCGGCTGCTGGTGACCTGCCCGGACCAGCCCGGCATCATCAGCGCGGTTTCCACCTTCTTCTACAACCACGGCGCCAATATCACCGACCTGGACCAGCACTCCAGCGATACCCAGGACGGAACCTTCTTTCTGCGCCTGGAATTCCAGACTCCGGATCTGGATTGTTCCCGGGACGCCCTGGAGAACAATTTCCGCAAGCGGGTGGCGGAGCGGTACGGTATGCAGTGGCACATCAGCTATGCCGCCGAGAAGAAGCGCGTGGCAATTTTGGTGTCCCGTCACGACCACGTGCTCATGGATCTGCTCTGGCGGGTCTCGCGCGATGATCTGTCCGCGACCATTGCCATGGTGATCAGCAACCATGACGATCTGCGCGCCGAGGTGGAGCGCTTCGACATTCCCTACCATCACATTCCGGTGACCCGGGAAAACAAGGCGGAAGCCGAGGCCCAGGCGCTGGAATTGCTGGAAGGCCAGGTGGACGTGATCGTGCTGGCCCGTTACATGCAGATTCTCAGCCCGGAGTTCGTCGCCCGGCATCCCCATCGCATCATTAATATTCACCATTCTTTCCTGCCGGCCTTCGTCGGCGCCAATCCCTACCAGCAGGCCTGGGACCGTGGCGTCAAACTGATCGGCGCCACCAGCCACTATGTCACCGAGGATCTGGACCAGGGGCCGATCATCGAGCAGAACGTACAGCGCGTCTCCCACCGCCACTCGGCCAGCGAACTGCGCGCCCTGGGGCAGGACGTGGAACGCCAGGTGATGCAGCGCGCGGTACGCTGGCATCTGGAAGACCGGATCATCGTCGACGGCAACAAGACGGTGGTGTTCGTTAAGTAA